The Salvelinus alpinus chromosome 28, SLU_Salpinus.1, whole genome shotgun sequence genome includes a window with the following:
- the rbm15 gene encoding RNA-binding protein 15 gives MKGKERSPIKKRSRALDDIRDRGGGHPPSKKMGAISVSSGSNNGNSSTKSDAGSTRRSLLGEKRDRDFDGHVSSRSGVSNHSYPGAVASASAIGKNHNLGLTLDLATARTSNSRGERALPPPNNNESEYKTLKISELGTQLSDEDIEDGLFHEFKKFGDVSVKISRSNDERIAFVNFRKPEDARAAKHARGRLVLYDRPLKIDAVYINRRRSRSPVERVDRDPYVGAPGHRHLHTQRPLSPSGLGYRDYRLQQLALGRLPPPPLPPLPRDLEREREFALFEARSRPGPAFIAERAAAFREEDFISPEDDQRANRTLFLGNLDITVTETDLRRAFDRFGVITEVDIKPTRGQTSTYGFLKFENLDMAHRAKLTMSGKIVGRNPIKIGYGKATPTTRLWVGGLGPWVPLAALAREFDRFGTIRTIDYRKGDTWAYIQYESLDAAQAACTHMRGFPLGGPERRLRVDFADTEHHYQQQFLQPLPLPPFDMVAEAFIHRATAEPLRDRERTPPPLHFRERDLGFPGAEWPPNPAMRERIRPGVFELPDHLQRDRRPGGREPWSLERELVGRGGDPGRKRRLMDDGRHLDVSPDSTDRTARRRRGGPSPDGSPDGGRFSDSERPPRGDDRPSPGRDRRPSLERPSGGDRRLKNQGNLAERGASSSGLASSTGERKRKAGDSSSRGPGAKRDRSSDQGGSKGSQSSKLSLAWHGMLLLKNSNFPANMHLLEGHQGVAKDLLVDGPTGRQVGELKITQRLRLDQPKLDEVSRRIKAAGPGGYAVLLAVPGSGGEEVSSTDPAASTQRPLRNLVSYLKQKQAAGVISLPVGGSRDKDHQGVLHAFPPCEFSQQFIDASAKALAKTDEDYLVMVVVRGPS, from the coding sequence ATGAAAGGCAAAGAAAGGTCGCCGATTAAAAAGCGCTCTCGGGCTTTGGATGATATCCGAGACAGGGGAGGAGGCCATCCGCCCAGCAAGAAAATGGGGGCTATCTCAGTTTCCAGTGGGAGCAATAATGGAAATAGCTCGACTAAAAGTGACGCAGGATCTACAAGAAGGAGTTTGTTGGGCGAAAAGAGAGACAGGGATTTTGACGGGCATGTTTCCAGTCGATCCGGCGTGAGTAACCATAGTTATCCCGGTGCTGTTGCTAGCGCTAGCGCTATCGGTAAGAACCACAACTTGGGCTTGACTCTCGATTTAGCCACTGCAAGGACTAGTAATTCTCGTGGCGAGCGTGCTCTGCCTCCCCCCAACAACAACGAAAGTGAGTACAAAACTCTTAAAATCAGTGAGTTGGGAACCCAGTTGAGCGATGAAGACATCGAAGACGGACTTTTCCACGAATTCAAAAAATTCGGGGACGTGAGTGTCAAAATAAGCCGCAGCAACGACGAGAGAATCGCTTTTGTCAACTTCAGAAAGCCCGAGGATGCCAGAGCAGCTAAACACGCCCGGGGCAGGTTAGTACTTTACGACCGTCCTCTGAAAATCGACGCAGTGTACATCAACAGACGGAGAAGTCGCTCTCCAGTTGAGAGAGTTGACAGAGACCCCTATGTTGGAGCCCCAGGGCACAGACACCTTCACACCCAGAGACCCCTCTCCCCATCAGGGCTTGGATAcagagactacagactacagcagCTGGCCCTTGGGCgcctccctcctcccccacttCCCCCTTTGCCCAGAGACCTAGAACGGGAGAGGGAGTTTGCCCTGTTTGAAGCCAGGTCGCGCCCAGGTCCAGCTTTCATtgcagagagagctgctgctttccGCGAGGAGGATTTTATCTCTCCCGAGGATGACCAAAGAGCTAACAGAACGCTGTTTCTGGGCAACTTGGACATCACAGTCACAGAGACGGACCTGAGGAGGGCATTTGACAGATTTGGGGTGATAACAGAGGTGGATATAAAGCCCACACGGGGACAGACCAGCACATACGGATTTCTGAAGTTTGAGAACCTAGACATGGCCCATCGCGCCAAACTCACCATGTCTGGGAAGATAGTGGGCCGTAACCCCATAAAGATTGGCTATGGTAAGGCCACCCCCACCACACGCCTATGGGTGGGCGGGCTCGGACCCTGGGTCCCCCTAGCAGCATTGGCCAGAGAGTTTGACCGCTTTGGTACAATAAGGACCATTGACTACAGAAAGGGGGACACCTGGGCTTATATACAGTACGAGAGCCTTGACGCTGCTCAGGCTGCGTGCACTCACATGCGTGGCTTCCCTCTGGGGGGGCCCGAGAGGAGACTCAGGGTGGACTTTGCAGACACAGAGCACCACTACCAGCAGCAGTTCCTTCagcctcttcctctacccccctTCGACATGGTGGCAGAGGCTTTCATCCACCGAGCCACAGCTGAGCCCCTGAGGGACAGGGAAAGGACTCCACCGCCGCTccacttcagagagagagatctgggCTTCCCCGGGGCTGAGTGGCCCCCTAACCCGGCTATGCGTGAACGAATACGTCCCGGGGTCTTTGAGCTGCCAGACCACCTGCAGCGGGACCGGCGGCCGGGGGGGAGGGAGCCCTGGTCTCTGGAGCGTGAGCTGGTGGGGCGCGGCGGCGACCCAGGACGGAAACGACGCCTCATGGACGACGGTCGCCATCTTGATGTCTCTCCTGACAGCACTGACCGCACGGCACGCCGGCGCAGAGGTGGCCCATCCCCAGACGGTAGCCCTGACGGAGGCCGCTTCAGTGACTCAGAGCGCCCCCCTCGCGGCGACgacagaccctcccctggacgaGACCGCCGCCCCAGTCTGGAGCGTCCTAGCGGAGGGGACAGGAGGTTGAAGAACCAGGGGAATCTCGCCGAGAGAGGGGCCTCCAGCAGTGGCCTCGCATCTTCAACAGGGGAGCGGAAACGTAAAGCcggcgacagcagcagcagaggaCCCGGAGCTAAGAGGGATCGCTCCTCAGACCAGGGCGGCTCTAAAGGCAGTCAGTCATCCAAGCTTAGCCTGGCCTGGCACGGCATGCTCCTCCTGAAGAACAGCAACTTCCCCGCCAACATGCACCTCCTGGAGGGTCACCAGGGCGTGGCCAAGGACCTCCTCGTCGACGGCCCCACGGGGAGACAGGTAGGGGAGCTCAAGATCACCCAGCGTCTCCGCCTCGACCAGCCCAAGCTGGACGAGGTCTCCAGACGCATCAAAGCGGCCGGCCCCGGCGGCTACGCTGTCCTCCTGGCGGTTCCGGGTTCCGGTGGCGAGGAGGTATCGTCGACGGACCCTGCAGCTTCCACCCAGCGTCCTCTCCGCAATCTGGTGTCCTACCTGAAACAGAAGCAGGCAGCCGGAGTCATCAGCCTGCCGGTTGGAGGCAGCCGGGATAAGGACCACCAGGGTGTTCTCCACGCGTTCCCTCCCTGTGAGTTCTCACAGCAGTTCATTGATGCCTCGGCTAAAGCTCTGGCCAAAACGGACGAGGACTATCTGGTGATGGTCGTGGTGCGAGGGCCATCATAA